A window of Lentibacillus sp. Marseille-P4043 contains these coding sequences:
- a CDS encoding acyl-CoA carboxylase subunit beta — MEKLKEENMEEAIEDLQKRKAKAKLGGGKEKIERQHSLRHSTARERIDMLVDPDTFLELGMLAHSDQIGMEEQSAGDGVITGLAKVNGRPVVLQAADKTVFAGTEGMVYFRKTQAAHEFAVKRGFPLLSLMEGGGLRMPDGMGSDGISQMLFPNELLLHRREVPMITAILGDSFGGPTWTAVSSDFVTQVKGTSMAVAGPRMLEVATGEKVSNEELGGWEVHADYTGQVERFTASEESSIKEMKQFLDYMPLHSGEEPPYKETMDDPYRKIDEMVNIVPIRKKRAYDMKKVIKLIVDGGDYFELKSLYGTALITVLARINGRVVGIIANQPMKFAGAAGAKECEKATDFICLCDSYNIPLIFLHDIPGFRVSSEAEKLKMPTKIMMWNQALAQSTVPKISIVIRKSVGAAYGNMCGPTMGADFVVAWPTAEINFTGPEVGINVVYGREIQKAENAEQKRLELLESWGFDSSPYKAAGKHLIDDIIDPRDTRKFLSQTLEYACAKNGSKSERRLANWPTGF, encoded by the coding sequence ATGGAAAAGCTAAAAGAGGAAAATATGGAAGAGGCAATAGAAGACTTACAAAAAAGAAAAGCGAAGGCAAAACTAGGAGGTGGCAAAGAAAAAATTGAACGCCAGCACAGTCTGAGACATAGTACTGCAAGAGAGCGAATTGATATGCTTGTTGATCCAGATACCTTTCTCGAATTAGGCATGCTGGCCCATTCGGATCAAATTGGTATGGAAGAACAAAGTGCAGGTGATGGGGTCATAACGGGGCTAGCAAAAGTGAATGGCCGTCCAGTTGTTTTACAGGCAGCGGATAAAACAGTCTTTGCTGGTACGGAAGGAATGGTTTATTTTCGTAAGACACAAGCTGCCCATGAATTTGCGGTGAAGCGTGGTTTTCCATTGCTTAGTTTAATGGAAGGCGGAGGGCTCAGAATGCCTGATGGAATGGGATCAGATGGAATTAGTCAGATGCTTTTTCCAAATGAACTTTTATTACATCGCCGGGAAGTCCCTATGATTACAGCCATTTTAGGGGATAGTTTTGGGGGACCGACTTGGACAGCAGTTTCCTCCGATTTTGTCACACAGGTAAAAGGGACTTCCATGGCAGTAGCTGGTCCACGTATGTTAGAAGTCGCTACTGGCGAGAAAGTATCGAATGAAGAACTTGGTGGATGGGAAGTACATGCAGATTATACCGGACAGGTGGAACGTTTTACCGCTAGTGAAGAATCATCCATAAAGGAAATGAAACAGTTCTTAGACTATATGCCGCTTCATAGTGGAGAGGAACCACCATATAAAGAAACGATGGATGATCCATATCGAAAAATTGATGAGATGGTTAATATCGTACCAATAAGAAAAAAACGCGCTTATGATATGAAAAAGGTAATTAAATTAATTGTCGATGGTGGAGACTATTTTGAACTTAAATCATTATACGGCACGGCACTTATTACCGTTTTAGCAAGAATAAATGGAAGGGTAGTAGGTATTATTGCGAATCAACCGATGAAATTTGCAGGTGCTGCAGGAGCTAAAGAGTGTGAGAAAGCGACTGATTTCATTTGCCTATGTGATTCGTACAATATTCCACTCATCTTCTTACATGACATACCAGGTTTTCGTGTATCAAGTGAAGCGGAAAAATTAAAAATGCCAACCAAAATAATGATGTGGAATCAAGCGCTTGCCCAATCAACAGTTCCAAAGATTTCTATTGTCATACGAAAAAGTGTTGGTGCAGCGTACGGGAATATGTGTGGCCCAACGATGGGCGCAGATTTTGTTGTGGCATGGCCCACAGCTGAGATTAATTTTACGGGGCCTGAAGTCGGGATCAATGTTGTCTACGGACGTGAGATTCAAAAAGCAGAAAATGCGGAACAAAAACGTTTGGAATTACTAGAATCATGGGGTTTTGATAGTTCGCCTTATAAAGCTGCAGGGAAACATTTAATTGACGATATTATTGACCCTAGAGACACAAGAAAATTTCTCTCACAAACATTGGAATATGCCTGTGCCAAGAATGGTTCTAAAAGTGAACGGCGTCTTGCTAACTGGCCAACAGGGTTTTAA
- a CDS encoding AMP-binding protein, with protein MKSVLKKSWPKAVPKTLNYRQGKKPLHEYLMQNAIERPDQTAYIYYGNPITWEELNNKTKQFAQFLKHQGVTKGSRVALFMQNCPQYLIGHYAIQMLGATVVPLNPMYKESELEYFINEAEIQAVIAGQELYIQVENIKDKIPSLQFMVTTNYTDFLSEKQTLPLPDELKIKKQKIKDTFNMVEVIDKSDPIKETAQIDLWEDVGLMVFTSGTTGRSKAAMLTFGNALFKTAASAHGYLVTQEDKSLAAAPLCHIAGMVMGVNIPVYSASSCVLLTRFDPEAAIQAIENYKVSKLYTVAPMNNAILHYPGVENRDLTSLELNFATSFGMAVDEKLASAWKKLTDGCLLFEASYGLSETHTCDTMMPIDQIKFGTCGIATFDTELRIVDMETGKDLPPGKQGEIAVRNPGVFKGYLNRPEATAETLRDGWVFTGDIGTLDEDGYLSFNGRVKEMIKSSGFSVFPEDVESLLSDHEAILQVAVIGIPDKKRGECVKAYIVLKPEYKSKVTASEIITWAKEKMAAYKYPREVEFRDHLPATSSGKVLRRLLKES; from the coding sequence GTGAAATCAGTTTTAAAGAAAAGCTGGCCAAAAGCGGTGCCAAAGACGTTAAATTATCGTCAAGGTAAAAAACCATTACATGAGTATCTCATGCAAAATGCGATTGAGCGACCAGATCAAACGGCATACATTTATTATGGGAATCCGATTACATGGGAGGAATTAAATAACAAAACCAAGCAATTTGCTCAATTTCTTAAACATCAAGGTGTAACAAAAGGGAGTAGGGTTGCCTTGTTTATGCAAAATTGTCCGCAATATCTAATTGGACATTATGCAATTCAAATGCTTGGTGCAACGGTTGTTCCCCTAAATCCGATGTATAAAGAATCAGAGCTGGAATATTTCATTAATGAGGCTGAAATTCAGGCTGTCATCGCTGGTCAGGAATTGTATATACAAGTGGAGAATATAAAGGATAAGATCCCATCTCTTCAATTTATGGTGACAACTAATTATACTGATTTTCTTTCCGAGAAACAGACACTGCCTTTACCTGATGAGCTGAAAATTAAAAAGCAAAAAATAAAAGATACGTTTAATATGGTCGAAGTGATCGACAAGAGTGATCCTATTAAGGAAACGGCCCAAATTGACCTATGGGAAGATGTAGGATTGATGGTTTTTACATCTGGGACAACTGGACGATCAAAAGCAGCAATGTTGACTTTTGGAAATGCATTGTTCAAAACAGCCGCTTCTGCCCATGGCTATTTAGTTACGCAAGAGGATAAATCATTGGCAGCTGCTCCACTTTGCCATATTGCTGGTATGGTTATGGGGGTGAATATACCTGTTTATAGTGCTTCATCTTGTGTTTTATTAACACGTTTTGATCCTGAAGCGGCAATACAAGCGATTGAGAACTACAAGGTAAGCAAATTATACACTGTCGCCCCAATGAATAACGCAATATTGCATTACCCCGGGGTTGAAAATAGGGATTTAACATCATTGGAACTGAATTTTGCCACAAGTTTTGGTATGGCAGTTGATGAAAAACTGGCATCGGCATGGAAAAAACTCACGGATGGGTGCTTACTTTTTGAAGCATCGTATGGATTAAGTGAAACACATACGTGTGACACCATGATGCCAATAGATCAAATAAAATTTGGTACGTGTGGCATTGCTACATTCGATACAGAGTTACGTATTGTTGATATGGAAACGGGGAAAGATCTGCCCCCAGGAAAACAAGGCGAAATTGCTGTCAGAAATCCTGGTGTATTCAAAGGATATTTAAATCGCCCTGAAGCAACTGCCGAAACACTCCGGGATGGATGGGTTTTTACCGGTGATATTGGCACACTTGATGAAGATGGATATTTATCCTTTAACGGTCGTGTAAAAGAGATGATCAAATCGTCAGGATTCAGTGTGTTTCCGGAAGATGTTGAATCCTTACTGAGCGACCATGAAGCGATTTTACAAGTGGCCGTAATTGGTATTCCGGATAAAAAACGGGGTGAATGTGTTAAAGCATATATCGTTTTAAAACCAGAATATAAAAGTAAAGTTACAGCGAGTGAAATAATCACTTGGGCTAAAGAAAAAATGGCTGCCTATAAGTACCCACGTGAGGTAGAATTTCGCGACCACTTACCAGCAACATCCTCTGGTAAAGTACTTAGGAGGCTTTTAAAAGAATCGTAA
- a CDS encoding SDR family NAD(P)-dependent oxidoreductase: MRLKNKIAIVTGGGGDIGRTTALRFAEEGAQVMVSDISEEAGLETVNIIRETGGKSEFICTDMTNPKDVENMVQGTIDTFGRIDILYNNAGVNADEKKIPDVSLEEWQKVIDINLTGVFLGMKYAIPWMESGSSIVNTASIAGIKGQKLVSAYSASKSSVMALTKTAATEFGRKNIRVNAVAPGIIDTKMVDDWKKTDKWPILSTANVLRRIGKSKEVADAVLFLASDEASFITGETLVIDGGTLNL; this comes from the coding sequence ATGCGCTTAAAAAACAAAATTGCCATTGTAACTGGTGGTGGCGGTGACATTGGAAGAACAACAGCTTTACGGTTTGCTGAGGAAGGCGCTCAGGTTATGGTATCGGATATTAGCGAAGAAGCTGGGCTTGAAACAGTTAACATCATCAGGGAAACAGGTGGTAAGTCAGAATTTATTTGCACAGATATGACCAATCCGAAAGATGTAGAAAATATGGTACAGGGGACGATTGATACATTTGGCCGCATTGATATCTTGTACAACAATGCAGGTGTGAATGCCGATGAGAAAAAAATTCCCGATGTTTCACTTGAAGAATGGCAAAAAGTTATTGATATCAATCTCACTGGTGTGTTTCTGGGAATGAAATATGCTATTCCTTGGATGGAGTCAGGCAGTTCGATTGTTAATACAGCCAGCATTGCCGGGATAAAAGGGCAAAAACTTGTTTCCGCATACTCAGCATCAAAAAGTAGTGTCATGGCACTTACCAAAACTGCTGCAACTGAGTTTGGCAGGAAAAATATCCGTGTTAATGCTGTTGCTCCAGGAATTATTGACACAAAAATGGTAGACGATTGGAAAAAGACAGATAAGTGGCCTATTTTGTCTACTGCAAATGTCTTGCGAAGAATTGGTAAATCAAAAGAAGTTGCTGACGCAGTTCTCTTTTTGGCGTCTGATGAAGCTTCTTTTATTACCGGAGAAACACTAGTGATTGACGGTGGGACACTTAATCTTTAG
- a CDS encoding branched-chain amino acid ABC transporter permease produces the protein MDLFFQQLLNGLSNGSVYSLVALGLTMVFGILHVPNFAQGAFYMIGAYVTLTVMTMFGFNYWIAMLVSMMMTGLLAILSDRLIFHPLRNAPPLHQMMGAIGILLFLVALAQVLWGPNYQQMTSPYGDVVSLFGITVTQQRLIVIIATVIIMIVLHMFLTKTMIGSAIIAMAQNREGAYLVGINANVVAMLTFAISGVLAAAAANLASPINLVFPGMGDLVIMKAFVIIIIGGMGSIPGAIIAGYLLGIIESFGATYISGDYKDVIAFALLVIILTVKPTGLFARRAH, from the coding sequence ATGGATTTGTTTTTCCAGCAACTGTTAAATGGTCTTTCTAATGGTAGCGTTTATAGTCTTGTGGCCTTAGGGTTGACAATGGTGTTTGGAATCCTACATGTTCCTAATTTTGCGCAAGGAGCGTTTTACATGATAGGGGCTTACGTCACGTTAACCGTTATGACAATGTTTGGGTTTAATTATTGGATTGCCATGCTTGTTTCCATGATGATGACCGGATTACTTGCCATACTTTCAGACCGGCTAATCTTTCACCCTTTACGAAATGCACCTCCACTTCATCAGATGATGGGAGCAATCGGAATTTTATTATTCTTGGTAGCATTAGCCCAAGTATTATGGGGACCTAATTACCAACAAATGACTAGTCCATATGGTGACGTTGTAAGTCTATTTGGTATAACCGTTACACAGCAAAGGCTAATTGTCATCATCGCAACGGTAATTATCATGATTGTGCTTCATATGTTTTTAACAAAGACAATGATTGGTTCAGCAATCATTGCTATGGCGCAAAATCGGGAAGGGGCATACTTGGTCGGAATTAATGCCAATGTTGTTGCAATGTTAACATTTGCTATTTCGGGCGTGTTGGCTGCAGCTGCTGCAAATCTAGCTTCGCCAATTAACTTAGTGTTTCCAGGGATGGGTGACCTTGTGATTATGAAAGCCTTTGTCATTATTATTATTGGTGGAATGGGGAGTATACCGGGAGCTATAATAGCTGGATATCTGTTAGGTATTATAGAAAGTTTCGGTGCAACGTATATTTCCGGTGATTATAAAGATGTAATAGCTTTTGCATTGCTTGTCATTATATTGACTGTGAAACCTACTGGGTTGTTTGCAAGGAGGGCTCACTAA